From the Lathyrus oleraceus cultivar Zhongwan6 chromosome 4, CAAS_Psat_ZW6_1.0, whole genome shotgun sequence genome, one window contains:
- the LOC127074837 gene encoding uncharacterized protein LOC127074837 translates to MINLFISEPNQSDYTEDESLKPRIQLLKELETVIWSAIISAGRAEARMWLCKTLAGFNHVTPREQRALFINFLRVPKKKHDLASQLLNLMIDKSPQKLGSVLSRNSCVLESFFTSNPKRVLQWFSFAGLEQGKGLRALTKFAFKNRDICWEELEWKGKHGQSPAMVATKPHYFLDLDIQQTVENFLDNVPEFWSSIEFSESVKDGDIFLIDRLFFVRYFKDLMYKEDSCDVWEVIEDFLEEQPFSCLCEHLLISFEEKDFCYFVELLCKCLDPRVEFGCLDDVSRLFVVVLLKCGVSGSIDLMLLLNAVIAQGRQLLRLLRDEEAKESLAKINEIVTKISAIPSDGNSLAMIFKNRYKMATVEVVKCLGLQSWVLYYRLSQECQTPELWESVFVYNQIGFRNSDKHMLIDEDGLLTEEDCSSFHRISSGKVKKRKKQKARQKRRRTYDCNDDELLDFDSGTQNLDYLSNTKSWLLSTDNYFSAWNIADLPEHLHRLCLSRWMIWLFEK, encoded by the exons ATGATAAATTTATTCATATCGGAGCCAAATCAAAGCGACTACACAGAAGACGAATCGCTGAAACCGAGAATCCAACTATTGAAGGAATTAGAAACCGTTATTTGGTCGGCGATAATCTCCGCAGGTCGCGCAGAAGCTCGAATGTGGCTCTGCAAAACCCTAGCTGGATTCAACCACGTCACGCCTCGCGAACAGCGTGcacttttcatcaattttctAAGAGTTCCAAAGAAGAAGCACGATCTCGCGTCTCAGCTGCTCAATTTGATGATCGATAAGTCGCCGCAAAAACTTGGTTCTGTTTTATCCCGCAATTCTTGCGTTCTCGAGAGTTTCTTCACCA GTAACCCTAAACGTGTTTTGCAGTGGTTTTCATTCGCTGGATTGGAGCAGGGGAAAGGATTGAGAGCTTTGACTAAGTTTGCTTTTAAAAATAGGGATATTTGTTGGGAAGAGTTGGAGTGGAAAGGAAAGCATGGACAATCACCTGCAATGGTTGCTACGAAGCCTCATTACTTTCTCGATTTGGACATTCAGCAAACAGTTGAGAATTTTCTAGACAATGTGCCTGAATTTTGGTCATCTATTGAGTTTTCCGAGTCTGTGAAAGATGGTGATATTTTTCTTATTGATAGGCTGTTTTTTGTTCGTTATTTTAAGGATTTGATGTATAAAGAGGATTCATGTGATGTGTGGGAAGTTATTGAAGATTTCTTAGAAGAGCAGCCTTTCTCTTGTTTGTGTGAGCATCTTCTCATTAGTTTTGAAGAGAAGGATTTCTGTTACTTTGTGGAGTTGCTTTGTAAATGTCTTGACCCAAGAGTTGAATTTGGATGTTTGGATGATGTCTCTCGGTTGTTTGTGGTTGTTCTTTTGAAGTGTGGGGTTTCTGGATCTATTGACTTGATGCTGCTATTAAATGCTGTGATTGCTCAGGGGAGGCAGCTTCTAAGACTTTTGCGGGATGAAGAAGCCAAGGAGTCATTGGCAAAAATCAATGAGATTGTGACGAAGATATCTGCAATTCCCAGTGATGGTAATAGCTTGGCCATGATTTTCAAGAATAGGTATAAGATGGCAACTGTGGAAGTGGTGAAGTGTCTTGGACTTCAGTCTTGGGTTCTTTACTATAGGTTGTCGCAAGAGTGCCAAACTCCTGAGTTGTGGGAGTCTGTTTTTGTGTATAATCAAATTGGTTTCCGCAATTCTGATAAACATATGCTGATAGATGAGGATGGGCTGTTGACAGAAGAAGATTGTTCTAGCTTTCATCGCATTTCTTCTGGAAAAGTTAAGAAAAGGAAGAAACAAAAAGCTAGACAGAAGAGGAGACGGACATATGATTGTAATGATGATGAGCTGCTAGATTTTGATTCTGGCACCCAGAATTTGGATTATCTATCAAATACTAAAAGTTGGTTGCTTTCAACGGATAATTACTTTTCGGCATGGAATATT